A single genomic interval of Candidatus Zixiibacteriota bacterium harbors:
- a CDS encoding acyl-CoA carboxylase subunit beta: protein MTATSNLEKLRELNDRAEAGGGEERARRQHEQGKLLARERIDILLDSGSFVELDRLRMHGCTDFDMDRQKFPGDAVVTGYGAVDGRLVYVYSQDFTVFGGSLSGVVAEKICKVMDLAMKNGAPIIGINDSGGARIQEGVVSLAGYGEIFRRNVLASGVVPQISAIMGPCAGGAVYSPAITDFIFMVKTNSYMFITGPDVIKTVTHEEVTKEELGGADTHTVKSGVAHFASNTEKDCLLMIRELIRFLPGNNQEDPPFVPTTDDPLRRDRRLRDLVPDNPNRPYDMKELVKAVIDEGYFYEVQADFAPNILVGFARLGGRSVGIVANQPANLAGCLDINASVKAARFIRFCDCFNIPIVTFVDVPGFLPGTSQEYDGIIRHGAKLLYAYAEATVPKVTVVTRKAYGGGYIVMSSKHLRGDINLAYPTAEIAVMGPEGAINIVFRDALRKAADPSKARDELVRQYRDKFANPFKSAEHGYIDAVIYPEDTRPMLIRSLEMLRNKQEHNPPKKHGNIPL, encoded by the coding sequence ATGACGGCTACGAGCAACCTCGAGAAATTGCGCGAACTCAACGATCGGGCGGAAGCCGGCGGCGGCGAAGAGCGCGCCCGGCGCCAGCACGAGCAGGGAAAGCTGCTGGCGCGCGAGCGGATCGACATCCTGCTCGACAGCGGCAGCTTCGTCGAGCTGGACCGGCTCCGCATGCACGGCTGCACCGACTTCGACATGGACCGGCAGAAATTTCCCGGCGACGCGGTGGTTACCGGGTACGGCGCGGTGGACGGCCGCCTGGTGTACGTCTACTCCCAGGACTTCACGGTCTTCGGCGGGAGCCTGAGCGGCGTCGTCGCGGAGAAGATCTGCAAGGTCATGGATCTGGCGATGAAGAACGGCGCGCCGATCATCGGCATCAACGATTCCGGCGGCGCCCGCATCCAGGAAGGCGTCGTCAGCCTCGCCGGCTACGGCGAGATCTTCCGGCGCAACGTGCTGGCGTCCGGGGTGGTGCCGCAGATCTCGGCGATCATGGGGCCGTGCGCCGGCGGCGCGGTCTATTCGCCCGCGATCACCGACTTCATCTTCATGGTCAAGACCAACAGCTATATGTTCATCACCGGGCCCGACGTCATCAAGACCGTCACGCACGAGGAGGTGACCAAGGAAGAGCTCGGCGGCGCGGACACGCACACGGTCAAGAGCGGCGTGGCGCATTTCGCCTCGAACACCGAGAAAGACTGCCTGTTGATGATCCGCGAGCTGATCCGGTTCCTGCCGGGGAACAACCAGGAGGATCCGCCGTTCGTCCCCACCACCGACGATCCGCTGCGGCGCGACCGCAGGCTGCGCGACCTGGTTCCCGACAATCCCAACCGGCCTTACGACATGAAGGAGCTCGTGAAGGCTGTGATCGACGAGGGCTACTTCTATGAGGTTCAGGCCGACTTCGCGCCGAACATCCTGGTCGGCTTCGCGCGGCTCGGCGGGCGCTCGGTCGGGATCGTCGCCAATCAGCCGGCGAATCTCGCGGGGTGCCTCGACATCAACGCGTCGGTCAAGGCGGCGCGCTTCATCCGTTTCTGCGACTGCTTCAACATCCCGATCGTCACCTTCGTCGACGTTCCGGGTTTCCTGCCCGGGACCTCGCAGGAGTACGACGGCATCATCCGCCACGGCGCCAAGCTGCTCTACGCCTACGCGGAGGCGACGGTGCCCAAGGTGACGGTGGTGACGCGCAAGGCGTACGGCGGCGGCTACATCGTGATGTCGAGCAAGCACCTCCGCGGCGACATCAATCTCGCCTACCCGACCGCCGAGATCGCGGTCATGGGGCCCGAAGGCGCGATCAACATCGTTTTCCGCGACGCGCTCCGGAAGGCGGCCGATCCCTCCAAGGCTCGCGACGAGCTGGTGCGCCAGTACCGCGACAAGTTCGCCAATCCTTTCAAATCGGCGGAGCACGGCTACATCGACGCGGTGATCTACCCGGAGGACACGCGGCCGATGCTCATCCGCTCGCTGGAGATGCTGCGGAACAAGCAGGAGCACAATCCGCCGAAGAAGCACGGCAACATTCCGCTTTGA